In Choloepus didactylus isolate mChoDid1 chromosome X, mChoDid1.pri, whole genome shotgun sequence, a genomic segment contains:
- the LOC119522033 gene encoding signal transducer CD24-like, producing the protein MGNAMVARLGLGLLLLALLLPTQIYSNQTTVRTLSSNSSQSTSAAPSTTNVTTPGGGALQSTASLLVISLSLLHLYC; encoded by the coding sequence ATGGGCAATGCGATGGTGGCCAGGCTCGGACTGGGGCTGCTGCTTCTGGCGCTGCTCTTACCCACGCAGATTTATTCAAATCAAACAACTGTCAGAACACTTTCAAGTAACTCCTCCCAGAGTACCTCAGCTGCCCCAAGTACAACTAATGTCACCACCCCAGGAGGTGGTGCCCTGCAGTCTACAGCCAGCCTCCTCGTGATCTCACTCTCCCTTTTACATCTTTACTGCTAA